Proteins encoded together in one Bacteroides ovatus window:
- a CDS encoding SusC/RagA family TonB-linked outer membrane protein has protein sequence MVQHARLIFYSLLLLVIPCESTLAQKIPVTPIDSLITVGYATGSLKTLSGSVEKITETQMNKDQITNPLEAIRGRVPGLTIQRGSNGPAALDAVRLRGTTSLTSGNDPLIIVDGVFGDLSMLTSIYPTDIESFTILKDASETAQYGSRGASGVIEVTTKKGMSGRTQVAYNGSFGISTVYKNLKMLSGDEYRRIASERGISILDKGYNTDFQKEIEQTGLQQNHHIAFYGGSSESSYRVSLGFMDRQGVILNEDMKNFTSNMNMNQKMFDGFLNCELGMFGSIQKNHNLVDYQKTFYSAATFNPTYPNHKDPVTNSWDGITTASQITNPLAWMEVQDDDATSHISTHARLTFNLLEGLKLNLFGAYTYNIVENSQYLPTSVWANGQAYKGTKKRESLLGNMMLTYKKNWKKHFFDVLALAELQKETYTGYYTTVSNFSTDKFGYNNLQAGALRLWEGTNSYYDQPRLASFMGRFNYTYADRYVLTLNARTDASSKFGANHKWGFFPSASAAWVISEEEFMKQLPMVDNLKFRIGYGLAGNQSGIDSYTTLNLVKPNGVVPVGNSAVVSLGDLRNTNPDLKWEVKHTFNTGIDVALFGNRLLLSANYYNSRTTDMLYLYNVSVPPFTYNTLLANIGSMRNWGTEIAIGITPLKTKDMELNINANITFQRNKLLSLSGMYNGEMLSAPEYKSLSGLDGAGFHGGYNHIVYQMVGQPLGVFYLPHSTGLESDGNGGYTYGIADLNGGGVSLEDGEDRYVAGQAVPKTILGSNISFRYKRFDLSLQINGAFGHKIYNGTSLTYMNMNIFPDYNVMKKAPKQNIKDQTATDYWLEKGDYVNFDYVTLGWNVPIEKVQKLKKYVRSLRLAFTVNNLATISGYSGLSPMINSSTVNSTLGVDDKRGYPLARTYTLGLSINF, from the coding sequence ATGGTACAACACGCTAGACTCATTTTCTACAGCCTTCTTCTTCTGGTAATCCCGTGCGAGAGCACCTTGGCGCAGAAGATTCCCGTCACGCCCATAGACTCATTGATAACTGTTGGATATGCCACCGGAAGTTTGAAAACCCTCTCCGGTTCCGTAGAGAAGATTACGGAGACACAGATGAATAAAGACCAGATAACGAACCCTTTGGAAGCAATCCGCGGACGTGTGCCGGGCTTGACCATCCAACGCGGATCAAACGGTCCGGCAGCCTTGGATGCGGTACGCCTGCGGGGAACTACCTCACTGACCAGTGGCAATGACCCTTTGATAATCGTCGACGGAGTATTTGGCGACTTGAGCATGCTCACCTCCATTTACCCTACGGATATTGAGAGCTTCACCATTTTGAAAGACGCTTCCGAAACCGCACAATACGGTTCACGAGGAGCTTCCGGTGTGATCGAAGTCACCACTAAAAAAGGAATGAGCGGCAGAACACAAGTAGCCTACAACGGTAGCTTCGGAATTTCCACCGTCTACAAGAATCTGAAAATGCTGTCCGGCGATGAGTACCGCCGTATCGCTTCGGAACGCGGGATTTCCATTCTGGACAAAGGATATAATACCGATTTTCAGAAAGAGATTGAACAGACAGGACTACAACAAAACCATCACATCGCCTTTTATGGTGGTTCCAGTGAGTCCAGCTATCGCGTTTCTCTTGGTTTCATGGATCGTCAGGGAGTGATTTTGAATGAAGACATGAAAAACTTCACTTCGAATATGAACATGAATCAGAAAATGTTCGATGGCTTCCTGAACTGCGAGCTGGGAATGTTCGGTTCCATTCAGAAGAATCATAATCTGGTGGATTATCAGAAAACGTTCTATTCGGCAGCCACATTCAATCCCACCTATCCCAACCATAAAGACCCCGTCACCAATTCCTGGGACGGAATAACAACCGCCAGCCAAATAACCAATCCATTGGCATGGATGGAAGTGCAGGATGATGATGCCACTTCGCACATCAGCACGCACGCCCGTCTGACTTTCAATCTGCTGGAAGGGCTGAAACTTAACCTCTTCGGTGCCTATACCTATAATATCGTGGAAAATTCGCAATACCTTCCCACTTCCGTCTGGGCGAACGGCCAGGCTTACAAAGGAACCAAAAAGCGAGAATCCTTGCTGGGCAACATGATGCTGACCTATAAGAAAAACTGGAAAAAACATTTCTTTGACGTGCTGGCACTTGCCGAACTTCAAAAAGAAACCTACACGGGATATTATACAACAGTAAGCAATTTCAGCACCGACAAATTCGGGTATAATAATCTTCAGGCAGGCGCACTCCGCTTGTGGGAAGGCACTAATTCTTACTACGACCAACCCCGTCTGGCATCTTTCATGGGACGTTTCAACTATACATACGCCGACCGCTACGTACTGACGCTGAACGCCCGTACAGATGCTTCCTCCAAATTCGGAGCGAACCATAAATGGGGATTCTTCCCCTCCGCATCTGCCGCATGGGTGATTAGTGAAGAAGAATTTATGAAGCAGTTGCCGATGGTGGATAATCTGAAATTCCGTATTGGCTACGGTCTGGCAGGTAATCAGAGTGGGATTGACTCATACACTACATTGAACCTTGTAAAGCCGAACGGTGTAGTCCCCGTCGGAAACTCCGCCGTCGTATCTTTAGGAGACTTGCGGAACACGAATCCCGACCTGAAATGGGAAGTGAAACATACCTTTAATACCGGTATCGACGTAGCTCTTTTCGGCAACCGCCTGCTGCTTTCCGCCAACTATTACAACTCCCGAACCACAGACATGCTTTACCTTTACAACGTAAGCGTACCGCCTTTCACCTATAACACCTTGCTTGCCAACATCGGTTCCATGCGCAACTGGGGTACGGAAATCGCCATCGGCATCACCCCCTTGAAGACCAAGGATATGGAACTGAATATCAATGCCAATATCACTTTCCAGCGCAACAAACTGCTCTCATTAAGCGGTATGTACAACGGCGAAATGCTTTCTGCTCCCGAATATAAAAGTCTTTCTGGCCTCGACGGAGCCGGCTTTCATGGAGGATACAACCACATCGTATATCAGATGGTGGGTCAACCGTTGGGCGTGTTCTATCTTCCCCACAGTACGGGACTGGAATCCGACGGAAACGGCGGATACACCTATGGCATCGCCGATCTGAATGGCGGAGGTGTCAGCCTTGAAGATGGTGAAGACCGCTACGTGGCAGGACAAGCCGTACCTAAAACGATTCTTGGCTCCAACATCAGTTTCCGCTACAAGCGTTTCGATCTGTCTTTGCAGATTAACGGAGCTTTCGGACATAAAATCTACAACGGAACCTCCCTGACCTATATGAACATGAATATATTTCCCGACTATAACGTAATGAAGAAAGCCCCGAAACAGAACATCAAGGATCAAACCGCCACCGACTATTGGTTGGAAAAGGGAGATTATGTCAACTTCGACTATGTGACGCTGGGTTGGAACGTGCCGATTGAGAAAGTACAGAAACTGAAGAAATATGTCCGCTCCCTGCGTCTGGCATTTACAGTCAACAACCTGGCAACCATTTCCGGTTATTCGGGACTTTCACCCATGATTAACAGTTCAACGGTGAACTCCACTTTAGGCGTGGATGATAAACGGGGATATCCGTTGGCGCGGACGTACACACTGGGATTGAGTATTAACTTTTAA
- a CDS encoding RagB/SusD family nutrient uptake outer membrane protein, which translates to MMKQYMKNKSLFLQKEELLSRIAELFSKKILRPSGVLVFLLITCLGLFSCSKFLEENPKDKLPEDDVYNTISEVYLNAVASLYTYVGGYSDSQGLQGTGRGVYDLNTFTSDEAIIPTRGGDWYDGGFWQGLYLHDWGIENDAIQATWEYLYKVVMLSNKSLERIDKFAETHSATELPAYRAEVRAMRAMYYYYLMDLFGRIPLVQSSSVAMKDVVQSERKTVFDFVVKELQEAAPLLSDAHSNQSGPYYGRITRPVVTFLLAKLALNSEVYTDNDWTDGQRPDGKNIKFTVNGSELNAWETVIYYCDQLKTMGYKLEPEYETNFSIFNEPSVENVFTIPMNKTLYTNQMQYLFRSRHYNHAKAYGLSGENGPSATIEALETFGYETAEQDPRFDICYFAGIVHDLKGNIIKLDNGTVLEYLPWKVSLDITDTPYEQTAGARMKKYEVDPTATKDGKLMENDIVLFRYADALLMKSEAKVRNGANGDEELNEVRSRVNASPRTATLENILAERQLELAWEGWRRQDLVRFGKFTRAYSSRPQLPDEASGYTTVFPIPEKIRVMNERLKQNPGY; encoded by the coding sequence ATGATGAAACAATATATGAAAAATAAAAGTCTTTTTTTGCAGAAAGAAGAACTGCTTTCAAGGATAGCGGAACTGTTTTCAAAGAAGATCTTACGTCCTTCGGGAGTGCTGGTATTCCTTCTTATAACGTGCCTGGGTTTATTCTCATGTAGTAAGTTTTTGGAGGAAAATCCGAAAGATAAGTTACCCGAAGATGACGTTTACAATACAATCTCGGAAGTATATCTCAATGCAGTAGCTTCGCTTTATACATACGTAGGCGGTTATAGTGATAGTCAGGGATTGCAGGGAACGGGTAGGGGAGTCTACGACCTGAACACCTTTACCTCCGACGAAGCCATTATCCCCACCCGTGGAGGTGACTGGTATGACGGTGGTTTTTGGCAAGGACTTTACCTGCACGATTGGGGAATAGAGAATGATGCCATTCAGGCTACATGGGAATATCTCTATAAAGTCGTCATGTTAAGTAACAAATCACTGGAACGGATAGACAAATTCGCCGAAACTCATTCCGCTACGGAACTGCCGGCATACCGTGCCGAAGTACGTGCCATGCGGGCTATGTATTATTATTACCTGATGGATTTGTTCGGACGCATCCCGCTAGTTCAATCCTCTTCCGTAGCAATGAAAGATGTAGTGCAAAGTGAACGAAAAACGGTCTTTGACTTTGTTGTCAAGGAATTGCAAGAGGCGGCTCCTTTGTTGAGCGATGCACATAGCAACCAGTCCGGCCCTTACTATGGCCGTATCACTCGCCCCGTAGTAACTTTCCTACTGGCCAAACTGGCTTTGAACTCCGAAGTTTATACAGACAATGATTGGACGGACGGACAACGCCCGGATGGAAAAAATATAAAGTTCACAGTGAACGGCAGCGAACTAAATGCCTGGGAAACAGTCATCTACTATTGTGACCAACTCAAGACTATGGGCTACAAACTGGAACCGGAATACGAAACGAATTTCTCTATATTCAACGAACCGTCCGTAGAGAATGTCTTCACTATCCCGATGAATAAAACTCTGTACACCAACCAGATGCAATATCTCTTCCGTTCCCGCCACTATAATCACGCCAAGGCTTACGGACTAAGCGGTGAGAACGGTCCCAGCGCCACCATTGAAGCCCTCGAAACTTTCGGTTATGAAACCGCGGAACAAGATCCCCGTTTTGATATTTGCTATTTTGCAGGAATTGTCCACGACCTGAAAGGAAACATAATCAAACTGGATAATGGAACGGTACTGGAATATCTGCCCTGGAAAGTATCTCTGGATATAACAGATACCCCATACGAACAAACCGCAGGAGCCCGCATGAAAAAGTATGAAGTTGATCCGACTGCCACAAAAGACGGTAAGTTGATGGAGAATGACATTGTATTGTTCCGCTATGCAGACGCTTTGTTGATGAAGAGTGAAGCGAAAGTCCGGAACGGAGCAAACGGAGATGAAGAACTCAATGAAGTTCGTAGCCGTGTCAACGCTTCTCCCCGCACTGCCACTTTAGAGAATATCCTTGCCGAACGTCAGCTGGAACTGGCTTGGGAAGGATGGAGACGACAGGACTTAGTCCGCTTCGGGAAGTTTACAAGAGCTTACAGCAGCCGTCCGCAACTACCGGATGAGGCAAGTGGATATACAACTGTATTCCCTATACCGGAGAAAATACGGGTGATGAATGAGAGGTTGAAACAGAATCCGGGGTATTAG
- a CDS encoding type II toxin-antitoxin system HicB family antitoxin, translating into MKTVEVIVEHAGKNLSAYIEDAPVITVGNDMREIEDNMREAIELYLEDNSNPCEVLSGEFELKFKIDAATFINYYSNIFTKAALSRITGINERQLWHYAAGVHKPRRQQLEKIQKGIQALSKELSAINLL; encoded by the coding sequence ATGAAAACAGTAGAAGTAATTGTGGAACACGCAGGAAAGAACTTGAGTGCTTATATTGAAGATGCTCCGGTTATCACTGTTGGCAATGACATGAGAGAGATTGAGGACAACATGCGAGAGGCGATTGAATTGTATTTGGAAGATAATTCCAATCCCTGTGAAGTATTGTCCGGAGAGTTTGAATTAAAATTCAAGATTGATGCTGCTACATTTATAAACTATTATAGCAACATCTTCACTAAAGCTGCATTGAGTCGGATTACGGGTATTAATGAACGGCAATTATGGCATTATGCTGCCGGAGTGCATAAGCCTCGCAGGCAACAACTTGAAAAAATACAAAAAGGTATTCAGGCTTTATCAAAGGAGTTATCGGCAATCAATTTATTGTAA
- a CDS encoding DNA alkylation repair protein, protein MAEPFKNMYNKQFFDLFTKDLRLVIDDFDAHGFVSQIMDDEWEGRELKQRWIHITSILKKFLPADYKEAIAKILELLDHVKSTRPDFSVIDDTKFGLMLEYGVILNNYVEQYGLDDYETSVKAIEKITQFTSCEFVTHPFIIKYPDEMMKQMLVWSKHEHWGVRRLSSEGCRPRLPWAMALPNLKKDPTPIIPILENLKNDPARFVRLSVANNLNDIAKDNPEIVIDLAKKWKGESKEVDWIIKHGCRTLLKQGIPEVMELFGFDSIRNNISVEDFQISSPKVKVGDSLEFGFNLLNHSNKTIKIRLEYGIYYQKANGTLTKKVHKISEKEYAGNSTTRITRKHSFRVVTTRKFHLGLHQIAIIINGSEFEKYDFDLIG, encoded by the coding sequence ATGGCAGAACCTTTTAAGAATATGTACAACAAGCAATTTTTCGATCTGTTTACGAAAGATTTGAGACTTGTTATCGATGATTTTGATGCTCACGGTTTTGTTTCTCAAATAATGGATGATGAATGGGAAGGCAGGGAACTAAAACAGCGCTGGATACATATCACTAGCATTCTGAAAAAGTTTTTGCCGGCAGATTACAAAGAGGCGATCGCTAAGATTCTTGAGTTGTTGGATCATGTAAAAAGTACGCGGCCTGATTTTTCGGTGATAGACGATACGAAGTTTGGATTGATGCTGGAGTATGGGGTGATTCTGAATAATTATGTCGAGCAATATGGGTTGGATGATTATGAAACGTCTGTCAAGGCGATAGAGAAAATCACACAGTTCACAAGTTGCGAATTTGTGACTCATCCTTTTATAATAAAATATCCGGATGAAATGATGAAGCAGATGTTGGTTTGGTCGAAACATGAGCATTGGGGAGTCAGGCGGCTTTCGTCAGAAGGTTGCCGTCCGCGTTTGCCTTGGGCGATGGCTTTGCCGAATCTGAAGAAAGATCCGACACCTATTATTCCTATTTTGGAGAATCTTAAAAATGATCCGGCAAGATTTGTACGGTTGAGCGTTGCCAATAATTTGAATGATATTGCGAAAGATAATCCGGAAATTGTCATTGATTTGGCAAAGAAATGGAAGGGGGAATCGAAAGAGGTAGACTGGATTATTAAACACGGTTGCCGGACGCTCTTAAAGCAAGGGATTCCAGAGGTGATGGAGTTGTTTGGCTTTGATTCTATCAGAAATAATATTAGTGTGGAGGATTTTCAGATTTCAAGTCCTAAGGTTAAAGTCGGGGATTCGTTGGAGTTTGGTTTTAACTTGTTGAATCATAGCAATAAGACAATCAAAATACGGCTTGAATATGGTATTTATTACCAAAAAGCAAATGGAACGCTGACGAAGAAAGTTCATAAAATCAGCGAAAAAGAATATGCCGGGAATTCTACCACACGAATAACGCGAAAGCACTCTTTCCGTGTGGTTACAACGAGAAAATTCCATCTCGGGCTTCATCAAATTGCTATAATAATCAATGGGAGTGAATTTGAAAAATATGATTTCGATTTGATTGGGTAA
- the dnaJ gene encoding molecular chaperone DnaJ encodes MAEKRDYYEILEVTKTATVEEIKKAYRKKAIQYHPDKNPGDKEAEEKFKEAAEAYDVLSNPEKRSRYDQFGHAGVSGAAGNGGPFGGFGGEGMSMDDIFSMFGDIFGGRGGGFRGGFGGFSGFGGGGSQQRRYRGSDLRVKVKLTLKEISTGVEKKFKLKKYVPCDQCHGTGAEGDGGSETCPTCKGSGSVIRNQQTILGTMQTRVTCSTCGGEGKIIKNKCKKCGGDGIIYGEEVVSVKIPAGVAEGMQLSMGGKGNAGKHNGVAGDLLILVEEEPHQDLIRDENDLIYNLLLSFPTAALGGAVEIPTIDGKVKVKIDSGTQPGKVLRLRGKGLPNVNGYGTGDLLVNISIYVPEALNKEEKSTLEKMEASDNFKPNTSVKEKIFKKFKSFFD; translated from the coding sequence ATGGCAGAAAAAAGAGACTATTACGAAATATTGGAGGTGACGAAGACAGCCACAGTAGAGGAGATTAAGAAAGCGTACCGTAAGAAAGCAATCCAGTATCACCCTGACAAGAATCCGGGGGATAAGGAGGCGGAAGAGAAATTTAAGGAGGCGGCCGAGGCTTATGACGTGTTGAGTAACCCGGAAAAGCGTTCGCGTTACGATCAGTTCGGTCATGCGGGAGTGAGCGGTGCGGCAGGCAATGGCGGTCCGTTCGGTGGTTTCGGTGGCGAGGGGATGTCGATGGATGACATTTTCTCTATGTTTGGCGACATCTTCGGTGGCCGCGGCGGCGGTTTCAGGGGAGGCTTCGGAGGGTTTAGCGGATTTGGCGGTGGCGGTTCACAGCAACGCCGGTATCGCGGCAGTGACCTTCGTGTGAAAGTGAAGCTGACGTTGAAGGAGATCTCTACCGGAGTAGAAAAGAAATTTAAACTCAAAAAATATGTGCCGTGTGACCAGTGTCATGGCACGGGTGCCGAAGGTGACGGCGGTTCGGAGACTTGTCCTACTTGTAAGGGTAGCGGCTCCGTGATCCGTAACCAGCAGACTATTCTGGGCACTATGCAGACTCGCGTCACTTGTTCTACTTGTGGCGGTGAGGGTAAGATTATCAAGAACAAATGTAAGAAGTGTGGTGGCGACGGAATCATTTACGGTGAAGAAGTGGTGTCGGTGAAAATCCCTGCCGGAGTGGCAGAGGGTATGCAGCTTTCTATGGGTGGCAAAGGAAATGCCGGCAAACACAACGGTGTGGCAGGCGACTTGCTGATTCTCGTAGAGGAAGAACCGCATCAGGACTTGATTCGCGACGAGAATGATTTGATTTATAATCTGTTGCTTAGTTTCCCGACTGCTGCTCTGGGCGGAGCTGTGGAAATTCCGACTATCGACGGCAAAGTGAAAGTGAAGATTGATTCGGGTACTCAACCAGGTAAGGTGCTTCGTTTGCGCGGCAAGGGATTGCCGAATGTGAACGGGTACGGAACGGGGGATTTACTCGTCAACATCAGTATCTATGTGCCGGAAGCGCTCAATAAAGAGGAAAAGAGCACGCTCGAAAAGATGGAGGCTTCGGACAACTTCAAACCTAACACGTCGGTGAAGGAGAAGATTTTCAAAAAGTTCAAGAGTTTCTTCGACTAA
- a CDS encoding nucleotide exchange factor GrpE — MDPKEKKVKEEELNVEETHNPAEDQPQNEQAEGTAPLTHEEELEKELEKAQEALEEQKDKYLRLSAEFDNYRKRTLKEKAELILNGGEKSLGSILPVVDDFERAIKTMETATDVNAVKEGVELIYNKFMAVLAQNGVKVIETKDQPLDTDFHEAIAVIPAPSEAQKGKILDCVQTGYTLNDKVLRHAKVVVGE, encoded by the coding sequence ATGGATCCGAAAGAAAAAAAAGTGAAGGAAGAGGAACTGAATGTGGAGGAAACTCACAATCCTGCGGAAGACCAACCGCAAAACGAACAAGCAGAGGGAACCGCTCCGCTGACTCATGAAGAGGAGTTGGAAAAGGAACTGGAAAAGGCTCAAGAAGCGCTTGAAGAGCAAAAGGATAAATATCTGCGCCTGTCTGCCGAGTTCGACAATTATCGTAAACGCACTTTAAAGGAGAAGGCCGAACTGATCCTGAATGGTGGCGAAAAGAGTCTTGGCAGTATTCTTCCGGTAGTGGACGATTTCGAACGTGCCATCAAGACGATGGAAACGGCAACGGATGTCAATGCCGTAAAAGAAGGGGTGGAACTGATTTACAATAAATTTATGGCTGTTCTGGCTCAAAATGGTGTGAAAGTCATCGAGACGAAAGACCAACCGCTGGATACTGATTTCCATGAAGCCATCGCGGTAATCCCCGCACCGTCGGAAGCACAGAAAGGTAAGATTCTGGATTGTGTGCAGACGGGGTATACACTGAACGACAAAGTGTTGCGCCACGCCAAAGTGGTAGTAGGGGAATAA
- a CDS encoding ABC-F family ATP-binding cassette domain-containing protein, with protein MITVSNVSVQFGKRVLFNDVNLKFTSGNCYGIIGANGAGKSTFLRTIYGDLDPTTGTIALGPGERLSVLSQDHFKWDSYTVMDTVMMGHTVLWDIMKQREELYAKEDFTDEDGLKVSELEEKFAELDGWNAESDAAMLLSGLGVKEDKHYVLMGELSGKEKVRVMLAQALYGNPDNLLLDEPTNDLDMETVTWLEEYLANFEHTVLVVSHDRHFLDSVCTHTVDIDYGKINMFAGNYSFWYESSQLALRQQQNQKAKAEEKKKELEEFIRRFSANVAKSKQTTSRKKMLEKLNVEEIKPSSRKYPGIIFTPEREPGNQILEVSGLSKKTEEGVVLFNDVNFNVEKGDKVVFLSRNPRAMTAFFEIINGNMKPDAGTFNWGVTITTAYLPLDNTDFFNSDLNLVDWLSQFGEGNEVYMKGFLGRMLFSGEEVLKKVSVLSGGEKMRCMIARMQLRNANCLILDTPTNHLDLESIQAFNNNLKTYKGNILFSSHDHEFIQTVANRIIELTPNGIIDKMMEYDEYITSDHIKELRAKMYGDK; from the coding sequence ATGATTACAGTTTCGAACGTATCGGTTCAGTTTGGTAAAAGAGTGTTATTTAATGACGTAAACCTGAAGTTTACGAGTGGTAATTGTTATGGTATTATCGGTGCGAACGGTGCGGGAAAATCTACGTTTCTTCGTACGATTTACGGAGATTTGGACCCGACAACAGGTACGATTGCGCTCGGACCGGGCGAACGTCTCTCGGTGTTGAGTCAGGACCACTTCAAGTGGGACTCATATACTGTCATGGATACCGTCATGATGGGACATACCGTGTTGTGGGACATCATGAAGCAGCGCGAAGAATTGTATGCAAAAGAAGATTTCACAGACGAAGACGGACTGAAAGTATCCGAATTGGAAGAAAAATTTGCCGAGTTGGACGGATGGAATGCGGAAAGCGACGCAGCCATGCTGTTGAGCGGACTGGGCGTGAAAGAAGATAAGCATTACGTATTGATGGGTGAATTGAGTGGTAAGGAAAAAGTGCGTGTCATGCTGGCGCAGGCATTGTACGGAAATCCGGACAACCTCTTGCTCGATGAGCCTACCAATGACTTGGATATGGAAACAGTGACCTGGTTGGAAGAATATCTTGCCAACTTCGAGCATACCGTATTGGTGGTAAGCCACGACCGTCACTTCCTCGACTCTGTATGTACACACACCGTAGACATCGACTACGGAAAAATCAATATGTTTGCCGGTAACTATAGTTTCTGGTACGAATCCAGCCAATTGGCTCTCCGTCAGCAACAGAACCAGAAGGCGAAGGCTGAAGAGAAGAAGAAAGAACTCGAAGAGTTTATCCGCCGTTTCAGCGCGAACGTAGCGAAGAGCAAGCAGACAACGAGCCGTAAGAAGATGTTGGAGAAACTGAACGTAGAAGAAATCAAACCTTCTTCACGTAAGTATCCGGGCATCATCTTCACTCCCGAACGCGAGCCGGGCAACCAGATTCTGGAAGTTTCCGGATTGAGCAAGAAGACGGAAGAAGGCGTGGTGCTCTTCAACGACGTGAACTTCAACGTAGAGAAAGGTGACAAGGTGGTATTCCTGTCACGCAATCCGCGCGCGATGACTGCTTTCTTCGAAATTATCAACGGAAACATGAAACCCGATGCAGGTACTTTCAACTGGGGGGTAACCATCACCACTGCTTACCTGCCGCTGGATAACACTGATTTCTTCAATTCCGACCTGAACCTGGTAGACTGGTTGAGCCAGTTTGGAGAAGGCAACGAGGTATATATGAAAGGCTTCCTCGGCCGTATGCTTTTCTCCGGCGAAGAGGTATTGAAGAAAGTAAGCGTACTCTCCGGAGGTGAGAAGATGCGTTGTATGATTGCCCGTATGCAGCTGCGCAATGCCAACTGCCTCATTCTGGACACTCCGACCAACCATCTGGACTTGGAATCTATCCAGGCATTCAACAACAACCTGAAGACGTACAAAGGAAATATCCTCTTCTCGTCTCATGACCACGAATTTATTCAGACCGTTGCCAACCGCATCATCGAACTGACACCGAACGGTATCATCGACAAGATGATGGAATATGACGAATATATCACTTCCGACCATATTAAGGAATTGCGGGCGAAGATGTACGGAGACAAATAA
- a CDS encoding YdeI/OmpD-associated family protein yields the protein MEIKYFENREDWRKWLADNFENANDVWFVFPSKSSGEKSVTYNDAVEEALCFGWIDSTIKALDKEHKIQHFTPRNPKSSYSQANKERLKWLLEHNMIHPDREDNIRKVLSAPFVFPNDIIGKLKEDKTVWENYQQFSDAYRRIRIAYIEAARKRPEEFEKRLNNFINKTKENKMIKGFGGIEKYY from the coding sequence ATGGAAATAAAATATTTTGAAAACAGAGAAGATTGGCGAAAATGGCTGGCAGACAACTTTGAAAACGCCAATGACGTTTGGTTTGTATTCCCCTCCAAATCTTCGGGCGAAAAAAGTGTTACATACAACGACGCTGTCGAGGAAGCCCTTTGCTTCGGATGGATCGACAGCACCATAAAGGCGCTCGACAAAGAACATAAAATCCAGCATTTCACACCCAGAAACCCTAAAAGTTCCTACTCGCAAGCCAACAAAGAGAGACTGAAATGGTTGCTGGAACATAATATGATTCACCCTGATAGGGAAGATAATATACGAAAAGTATTGTCAGCCCCTTTTGTCTTCCCGAATGATATCATCGGAAAACTGAAAGAGGATAAAACAGTATGGGAGAATTACCAACAATTTTCCGATGCGTATAGACGTATCCGAATTGCATACATTGAAGCTGCCAGAAAACGACCGGAAGAATTTGAAAAGCGATTGAACAACTTCATCAATAAAACGAAGGAAAATAAAATGATAAAAGGATTTGGGGGAATTGAAAAATACTATTAA